One region of Planctomycetia bacterium genomic DNA includes:
- a CDS encoding oxidoreductase, which translates to MTVAPSRRLLPELDARVAADGVRIPPGVTVPLTPRVRALVDTVEVRRLAGISQLGLVSLVYPGAVHSRLEHSLGAYRLALEFLARLEHDERFMATVRPADAATFVVAALLHDVGHWPYCHPIEDMGLAELPRHERLVAEILARGQLGEILRSAWGLDPERVAAVICGTATDPAGRIVQSLLSGPIDVDKMDYLARDSLHAGVPYGRHFDEERLLSSLCLDEAGTALAISDKGRTAAELMVFARYVMFSEVYWHHAVRAATAMLQRGMWLVRDRVDPQRLRGMSDADFAPWFRATTAGTPAARLADGLFGDRRRLFKRAATFDAVRHPDVHRACAGRTYAGAVAVSSRLADLLRERAGIAVDPALLLVDAPPADREVEFRIQVRERPARARPDARPAWRRLDDLSPVVRSLAREQFDDIVKRVRIFAEPDTAAAVAGCADLDQMLLEAASTAPA; encoded by the coding sequence ATGACCGTCGCGCCGTCGCGTCGCCTGCTCCCCGAACTCGACGCCCGCGTCGCTGCCGACGGCGTGCGGATCCCCCCCGGCGTGACCGTGCCGCTGACGCCGCGGGTCCGGGCCCTCGTCGACACGGTCGAGGTGCGCCGCCTTGCCGGCATCAGCCAGCTGGGCCTGGTGTCGCTGGTCTACCCGGGCGCCGTCCACTCCCGGCTGGAGCACTCGCTGGGGGCCTACCGGCTGGCGCTCGAATTCCTCGCCCGGCTCGAGCATGACGAGCGGTTCATGGCGACGGTCCGCCCCGCCGACGCGGCCACGTTCGTCGTCGCCGCCCTGCTCCACGACGTCGGCCACTGGCCCTACTGCCATCCGATCGAGGACATGGGGCTCGCCGAGCTGCCGCGGCACGAGCGGCTCGTCGCCGAGATCCTCGCCCGGGGCCAGCTGGGGGAAATCCTTCGCTCCGCCTGGGGACTGGATCCGGAACGGGTCGCGGCCGTCATCTGCGGGACGGCCACCGATCCCGCGGGCCGGATCGTGCAGTCGCTCCTCTCCGGCCCGATCGACGTCGACAAGATGGATTACCTGGCCCGCGACAGCCTGCATGCGGGGGTGCCCTACGGACGGCACTTCGACGAGGAGCGGCTGCTCTCCAGCCTGTGCCTCGACGAGGCGGGCACGGCACTAGCCATCAGCGACAAGGGGCGGACGGCCGCGGAACTGATGGTCTTCGCCCGCTATGTCATGTTCAGCGAGGTCTACTGGCACCATGCGGTGCGGGCGGCGACGGCCATGCTGCAGCGCGGAATGTGGCTGGTTCGCGACCGGGTCGACCCGCAGCGTCTGCGGGGCATGAGCGACGCCGACTTCGCCCCCTGGTTCCGGGCGACGACGGCCGGCACGCCCGCCGCCCGGCTGGCGGACGGACTGTTTGGCGACCGGCGCCGGCTCTTCAAGCGGGCGGCCACGTTCGACGCCGTCCGCCATCCGGACGTGCACCGGGCCTGTGCCGGCCGGACCTACGCCGGCGCGGTGGCGGTCTCCAGCCGGCTCGCGGACCTGCTCCGTGAGCGGGCCGGCATCGCCGTCGATCCCGCCCTGCTGCTCGTCGACGCGCCCCCCGCCGACCGGGAGGTCGAGTTCAGGATCCAGGTCCGCGAGCGGCCGGCGCGGGCCCGGCCCGATGCCAGACCCGCGTGGCGCCGTCTCGACGACCTCTCCCCGGTCGTGCGCAGCCTGGCCCGCGAGCAGTTCGACGACATCGTCAAGCGGGTGCGGATCTTCGCCGAGCCGGACACTGCGGCAGCCGTCGCCGGCTGCGCGGACTTGGACCAGATGCTGCTCGAGGCCGCCTCCACGGCGCCGGCCTGA
- the ilvH gene encoding acetolactate synthase has product MGMGDAGTGGVGFATARGRSWPTLRQFTVFLENRPGQLLEVVRRFEGSRVRIVALSINDSGECAFARFLLSHPEQGREILERAGLAIIESDLIGVELPEDHQPLLRICTALLQAEVNIIQAYPILLRPRGRPAVALMVDNTGIGLETLGNKGFNMITEGDLDADE; this is encoded by the coding sequence GTGGGCATGGGCGATGCAGGCACGGGGGGCGTGGGGTTTGCGACCGCCCGCGGGCGCAGCTGGCCGACGCTTCGCCAATTCACGGTGTTTCTCGAGAACCGGCCCGGGCAGCTTCTCGAGGTGGTGCGCCGATTCGAGGGCTCGCGGGTCAGGATCGTTGCCCTCTCGATCAACGATTCCGGGGAGTGCGCCTTCGCCCGCTTCCTGCTCAGCCACCCGGAGCAGGGCCGTGAGATCCTCGAACGGGCCGGGCTCGCGATCATCGAAAGCGACCTGATCGGCGTCGAGTTGCCGGAGGACCACCAACCCCTGCTGCGCATCTGCACCGCGCTCTTGCAGGCCGAGGTGAACATCATCCAGGCCTATCCGATCCTGCTCCGTCCCCGGGGAAGGCCCGCGGTCGCCTTGATGGTGGACAACACGGGGATCGGCCTGGAAACCCTGGGCAACAAGGGGTTCAACATGATCACCGAGGGGGATCTGGACGCGGACGAATGA
- the tesB gene encoding acyl-CoA thioesterase — protein MSDAHEIAIRVRYQETDGQRRVHHANFITYFEIGRTEMLRSQGLTYREFETAGLFLVVADISCRYVAAAEYDDLLLLRTRVEKVGAAHVCHAYELHRGSMLIATGTSTVVCVDREGRVRRLPAWMPERR, from the coding sequence ATGTCAGACGCGCACGAGATCGCAATCCGCGTCCGCTACCAGGAGACCGACGGCCAACGCCGGGTGCATCACGCCAACTTCATCACCTACTTCGAGATCGGCAGGACGGAGATGCTCCGGTCGCAGGGGCTCACCTATCGGGAGTTCGAGACCGCTGGTCTGTTCCTCGTGGTCGCCGACATCTCCTGCCGGTACGTCGCCGCGGCGGAATACGACGACCTGCTGCTCCTGCGCACGCGGGTGGAGAAGGTGGGTGCCGCCCACGTCTGCCATGCCTATGAGCTGCACCGCGGCTCCATGCTGATCGCCACGGGGACGAGCACCGTGGTCTGCGTCGATCGCGAGGGGCGGGTGCGGCGCCTCCCCGCCTGGATGCCGGAGCGTCGCTGA
- a CDS encoding amidohydrolase has translation MSRRTCPPALVAFLVAVWLASPVAPAAAADPPAPLAIYGDVVHTMAGPAIKDGVVVIVDGRIRQVAPAREAAVPPGARELRGKVVTPGLVDAHTVVGLTGYLNQEQDQDQLDRGDPLQPELRAIDSYNPRERLIEWIRGFGVTTIHTGHAPGALVSGQTMVAKTLGDSVDEAVVRPAAMIAVTLGDRARPADDADKKSPGTRSKAVAMLRAEFVKTLDYVRKQQLADADKRPARDLRREAFAEVLAGKLPLLVTADRATDIDAALRVAAEFKLRLVLDSAAEAYLVTDRIKAAGVPVILHPSMRRAGMGETENLSFETAAKLRKAGIPVALQSGYEGYVPKTRVALFEAGIAAANGLEFEEALASITIDAARIIGVDDRVGSLQPGRDGDVAVFDGDPFEYTTHCTAVVINGRVASSEPR, from the coding sequence ATGAGTCGCCGCACCTGCCCGCCAGCGCTCGTCGCGTTCCTCGTCGCCGTCTGGCTCGCGTCCCCTGTCGCGCCGGCGGCGGCTGCCGATCCGCCGGCCCCGCTGGCGATCTACGGCGACGTGGTCCACACGATGGCCGGGCCGGCGATCAAGGACGGCGTGGTCGTGATCGTCGACGGGCGGATCCGGCAGGTCGCCCCAGCCCGCGAGGCGGCCGTGCCCCCCGGCGCCCGCGAGCTCCGCGGCAAGGTGGTGACGCCGGGGCTCGTCGATGCCCACACCGTGGTCGGCCTCACCGGCTACCTCAACCAGGAGCAGGACCAGGACCAGCTCGACCGCGGAGACCCGCTGCAGCCCGAACTGCGGGCGATCGATTCCTACAACCCGCGCGAACGGCTCATCGAGTGGATCCGGGGCTTCGGCGTGACCACGATCCACACCGGGCACGCCCCGGGGGCCCTTGTGAGCGGCCAGACGATGGTGGCGAAGACGCTCGGGGACAGTGTGGACGAGGCCGTCGTCCGCCCGGCGGCGATGATCGCCGTCACGCTTGGCGATCGGGCCCGGCCGGCGGACGATGCCGACAAGAAATCCCCCGGCACGCGGAGCAAGGCGGTCGCCATGCTGCGGGCCGAGTTCGTCAAGACGCTCGACTACGTCCGCAAGCAGCAGCTTGCCGACGCGGACAAGCGGCCAGCCCGCGACCTGCGCCGCGAGGCCTTCGCCGAGGTGCTCGCCGGGAAACTCCCGCTCCTCGTGACCGCCGACCGGGCCACCGACATCGACGCCGCCCTGCGGGTGGCGGCCGAGTTCAAGCTGCGCCTCGTGCTCGATTCGGCCGCCGAAGCGTATCTCGTCACCGACCGTATCAAGGCGGCCGGCGTCCCGGTCATCCTCCACCCCAGCATGCGCCGGGCCGGCATGGGGGAGACGGAAAACCTGAGCTTCGAGACGGCGGCGAAACTGCGGAAGGCCGGAATCCCGGTCGCCCTGCAGAGCGGCTACGAGGGCTACGTGCCCAAGACCCGAGTCGCCCTCTTCGAGGCCGGCATCGCCGCCGCCAACGGCCTGGAGTTCGAGGAGGCGCTGGCGTCGATCACGATCGACGCGGCACGAATCATCGGTGTCGACGACCGGGTCGGCTCGCTGCAGCCGGGCCGCGACGGGGACGTCGCCGTCTTCGACGGCGACCCTTTCGAGTACACGACCCACTGCACGGCGGTGGTCATCAACGGCCGGGTGGCGAGCAGCGAGCCGCGGTAA
- a CDS encoding amidohydrolase: MTCLATFARACLFALLLLAASARGQQRPIAFVGAELLPISGPAIPDGVLVAVGGRIVAVGPAATTPIPADAERIDCKGRVIMPGLVDTHSHVGGGWGGDASAPVQPDVRILDSINVRDSGFRKCRAGGLTTLNIMPGSGHLLSGQTVYAKLRPAQTIDDLLYRTADGRMIGGMKMANGTNSQRDPPFPGTRSKSAAIVRQKFVDALEYRRKLGAAGDDPAKRPDRNLEMEGLLDVLDGRVIVHHHAHRADDILTVLRLREEFGFKVVLHHVSEAWKVAGALARAQAACSVIVVDSPGGKIEAMDMSLATGAVLEKEGVPCAFHTDDPVTDSRLFLRTAGLAVRAGMSRGKALEALTLAGARMLGLEDRIGSLDQGKDADLVILSGDPLAVRTKVLQTWVEGRRVFDRDDPEDRLFAVGGYGASRDQTAHACCTDGRLAETAK, from the coding sequence ATGACCTGCCTTGCAACGTTCGCCAGGGCCTGCCTGTTCGCGCTGCTGCTCTTGGCCGCGTCCGCCCGCGGCCAGCAGCGGCCGATCGCCTTCGTCGGCGCCGAGCTGCTGCCGATCTCCGGGCCGGCGATCCCCGACGGCGTGCTCGTGGCGGTGGGGGGCCGGATCGTCGCCGTCGGACCGGCGGCCACCACGCCCATTCCCGCCGACGCCGAGCGGATCGACTGCAAGGGCCGGGTGATCATGCCGGGACTCGTCGACACCCACAGCCACGTCGGCGGCGGCTGGGGAGGCGATGCCTCGGCCCCCGTCCAGCCCGACGTCCGGATCCTCGACTCGATCAACGTCCGTGACTCGGGCTTCCGCAAGTGCCGGGCCGGGGGCCTGACCACGCTCAACATCATGCCCGGCTCCGGTCACCTGCTCAGCGGCCAGACCGTGTACGCCAAGCTGCGGCCGGCACAAACGATCGACGATCTCCTCTACCGGACCGCCGACGGCCGGATGATCGGCGGCATGAAGATGGCCAATGGCACCAACTCGCAGCGCGACCCGCCATTCCCGGGAACGCGGTCGAAGTCGGCGGCCATCGTCCGCCAGAAGTTCGTCGACGCCCTCGAGTACCGGCGGAAACTCGGCGCCGCCGGCGACGATCCGGCGAAGCGGCCCGACCGCAACCTGGAGATGGAGGGGCTGCTCGACGTCCTCGACGGCCGCGTCATCGTCCACCACCATGCCCACCGCGCCGACGACATCCTCACGGTGCTCAGGCTGCGCGAGGAGTTCGGCTTCAAGGTCGTGCTCCACCACGTCAGCGAGGCCTGGAAGGTGGCGGGGGCCCTGGCCCGTGCCCAGGCCGCCTGCTCGGTGATCGTCGTCGACAGCCCGGGGGGCAAGATCGAGGCCATGGACATGTCGCTGGCCACGGGCGCGGTGCTGGAGAAGGAGGGCGTGCCCTGCGCCTTCCACACCGACGACCCCGTCACCGATTCCCGGCTCTTCCTCCGCACCGCCGGCCTCGCCGTCCGGGCCGGCATGTCCCGGGGCAAGGCGCTGGAGGCGCTGACGCTGGCCGGCGCCCGGATGCTCGGGCTCGAGGACCGCATCGGGTCGCTCGACCAAGGGAAGGACGCCGATCTCGTTATCCTGTCCGGCGACCCGCTCGCCGTCCGCACCAAGGTGCTCCAGACCTGGGTCGAGGGCCGCCGGGTCTTTGATCGCGACGACCCCGAGGACCGGCTGTTCGCCGTGGGCGGGTATGGCGCCAGCCGCGATCAGACGGCGCACGCCTGCTGCACCGACGGCCGCCTCGCGGAGACCGCCAAATGA
- the aspS gene encoding aspartate--tRNA(Asp/Asn) ligase, giving the protein MLRTHTCGELRPEHLGGEATLCGWVDRIRDHKGVIFVDLRDRWGKTQVVIGPDSPPAALAAARAVRPEWVILVHGVVGARPEGTTNPRLATGAIELACRRLEVLNEAATPVFQPGAAELPGEELRLANRWLDLRRPAMQENLFLRSRIVKIMRDHFDELGFVDVETPMLGKSTPEGARDYLVPSRLDHGSFFALPQSPQLYKQLLMMAGFDRYVQVAKCFRDEDLRADRQPEFTQLDVEMSFVEADDVMGVIEGLVQRTAREILGLDVPLPLPRLTWDECMERFGHDAPDLRFGLEIVDLTPVAGESDFRVFRGAVEGGGRVRGIRVPGAAAQFSRKDLDELTGVAVEGGAKGLVWLKVEPDGSWSGPVAKNIGSVAAPLRERLGCEPGDLALIVADSFEVTCKALHMLRKRLGARLGLYDPAHMHFSWVVDFPMFARDTETGGWASMHHPFTAPRPADRDLLESDPAACRAVAYDLVINGSEAGGGTIRIHDGATQEKVFKLLGITAEVARDRFGFLLDALGSGAPPHGGIALGIDRWVMLFGKLDNIRDVIAFPKTQKASDLMTGAPAPVETKQLVELGIRTVVPPQPDARKPGG; this is encoded by the coding sequence GTGCTCAGAACCCACACCTGCGGCGAACTGCGTCCCGAACACCTCGGCGGGGAGGCCACGCTCTGCGGCTGGGTCGACCGGATCCGCGACCACAAGGGGGTGATCTTCGTCGATCTCCGCGACCGCTGGGGGAAAACGCAGGTCGTGATCGGTCCCGACAGCCCGCCGGCCGCGCTGGCCGCGGCCCGGGCGGTGCGGCCGGAGTGGGTGATCCTCGTCCACGGCGTCGTCGGCGCGCGGCCCGAGGGGACGACCAATCCCCGGCTCGCCACCGGGGCGATCGAGCTCGCCTGCCGGCGGCTGGAGGTGCTCAACGAGGCCGCCACGCCGGTCTTCCAGCCCGGCGCCGCGGAGCTTCCCGGCGAAGAGCTGCGGCTCGCGAACCGCTGGCTCGACCTGCGCCGGCCGGCGATGCAGGAGAACCTCTTCCTGCGCAGCCGGATCGTCAAGATCATGCGCGACCACTTCGACGAGCTCGGCTTCGTCGACGTGGAGACGCCGATGCTCGGCAAGAGCACGCCCGAGGGGGCCCGCGACTACCTCGTCCCCAGCCGGCTCGACCACGGCTCGTTCTTCGCCCTGCCGCAGTCGCCGCAGCTCTACAAGCAGCTCCTGATGATGGCGGGCTTCGACCGCTACGTGCAGGTCGCGAAGTGCTTCCGCGACGAGGACCTGCGGGCCGACCGGCAGCCCGAGTTCACCCAGCTCGACGTGGAGATGTCGTTCGTGGAGGCGGACGACGTGATGGGGGTGATCGAGGGCCTCGTGCAACGCACGGCCCGCGAGATCCTCGGCCTCGACGTCCCCCTCCCCCTGCCCAGGCTCACCTGGGACGAGTGCATGGAGCGGTTCGGCCACGACGCCCCCGACCTGCGGTTCGGCCTGGAGATCGTCGATCTCACGCCCGTGGCCGGTGAGAGCGACTTTCGCGTTTTCCGCGGCGCCGTCGAGGGGGGCGGCCGGGTCCGCGGCATCCGCGTGCCGGGGGCGGCCGCGCAGTTCTCGCGGAAGGACCTCGACGAACTGACCGGCGTGGCCGTCGAGGGAGGGGCGAAGGGGCTCGTCTGGCTGAAGGTCGAGCCCGACGGCTCGTGGTCGGGGCCGGTGGCCAAGAACATCGGCTCGGTCGCCGCGCCGCTCCGGGAGCGGCTCGGCTGCGAGCCGGGAGATCTGGCGTTGATCGTGGCCGACTCGTTCGAGGTCACCTGCAAGGCGCTGCACATGCTGCGGAAACGGCTCGGGGCCAGGCTCGGCCTCTACGATCCCGCTCACATGCACTTCTCGTGGGTCGTCGACTTCCCAATGTTCGCCCGCGACACAGAGACCGGCGGCTGGGCGTCGATGCACCATCCGTTCACCGCCCCGCGGCCCGCCGACCGCGACCTCTTGGAATCCGACCCGGCGGCCTGCCGCGCCGTCGCCTACGACCTCGTGATCAACGGCTCGGAGGCGGGCGGCGGGACGATCAGGATCCACGACGGCGCAACCCAGGAGAAGGTCTTCAAGCTGCTCGGCATCACGGCGGAGGTGGCCCGCGACCGGTTCGGTTTCCTGCTCGACGCCCTGGGCAGCGGCGCGCCGCCGCACGGCGGGATCGCGCTCGGCATCGACCGGTGGGTGATGCTCTTCGGCAAGCTCGACAACATCCGTGACGTGATCGCCTTCCCGAAGACGCAGAAAGCCAGCGACCTGATGACCGGTGCGCCGGCGCCGGTGGAGACGAAGCAGCTCGTGGAACTGGGGATTCGCACGGTCGTGCCCCCGCAGCCCGACGCCCGGAAGCCGGGAGGGTAG
- the dcd gene encoding dCTP deaminase, producing the protein MILSGNEIKQQLGRNILIEPFAEARLNPNSYNLSLHDELLVYEEVVLDMRKSNRVERIRIPADGLVLTPNQLYLGRTVERTETHNLVPMIEGRSSIGRLGLFVHVTAGFGDVGFCGFWTLEMFAVQPVKIYPGVPICQIFFHQIAGEITEYVSDKYQHNRDIQPSLLFRELAPDDDAGQQLQLEFAAEQAAAAELFAARPAR; encoded by the coding sequence ATGATCCTCTCCGGGAACGAGATCAAGCAGCAGCTCGGCCGCAACATCTTGATCGAACCGTTCGCCGAGGCCCGGCTCAACCCCAACAGCTACAACCTCTCGCTCCACGACGAACTGCTCGTCTACGAGGAGGTGGTGCTCGACATGCGGAAGAGCAACCGCGTGGAGCGGATCCGCATCCCGGCCGACGGTCTCGTGCTCACTCCCAACCAGCTGTACCTGGGCCGCACCGTCGAGCGCACGGAAACCCACAACCTCGTGCCGATGATCGAGGGGCGGAGTTCCATCGGCCGCCTCGGCCTGTTCGTCCACGTCACCGCCGGCTTCGGTGACGTCGGCTTCTGCGGTTTTTGGACGCTGGAGATGTTCGCCGTGCAGCCGGTGAAGATCTATCCCGGCGTGCCGATCTGCCAGATCTTCTTCCACCAGATCGCCGGCGAGATTACCGAGTACGTCAGCGACAAGTACCAGCACAACCGCGACATCCAGCCGAGCCTGCTGTTTCGCGAGCTGGCCCCCGACGACGACGCGGGCCAGCAGCTGCAACTCGAGTTCGCGGCCGAGCAGGCCGCCGCCGCGGAGCTGTTCGCGGCCCGCCCCGCGAGGTAG
- the nth gene encoding endonuclease III has protein sequence MAANKQRGRTDPQNRSTPAAQAKPAPPPRRPRETARERRERAAAIARRLAETYPRAECSLDFRSPFQLLVATILSAQCTDKRVNAVTPGLFERWPDAAALAAARQEEVEGVIRSTGFFRAKARSLLGCSRALVERHGSAVPRSFADLVRLPGVGRKTANVVMGAAFGDATGVVVDTHVGRISRRLGLTRRADAVRAERDLVALLESDQWIAFSHRLIELGRAVCLARRPRCAGCPLADLCPRVGVRG, from the coding sequence ATGGCCGCGAACAAGCAGCGCGGCCGGACGGATCCGCAGAATCGTAGCACCCCGGCCGCGCAGGCGAAGCCCGCGCCCCCGCCACGCCGGCCGCGGGAGACCGCGCGGGAGCGTCGCGAGCGGGCCGCGGCGATCGCCCGGCGCCTGGCCGAAACCTATCCCCGGGCCGAATGTTCCCTCGATTTCCGGTCCCCGTTCCAACTGCTCGTGGCGACGATCCTCTCCGCGCAGTGCACCGACAAGCGGGTCAACGCCGTCACGCCGGGACTCTTCGAGCGCTGGCCCGACGCCGCCGCGCTCGCCGCGGCCCGCCAGGAAGAAGTCGAGGGAGTGATCCGCAGCACGGGCTTCTTCCGGGCCAAGGCCCGGAGCCTGCTCGGCTGCAGCCGGGCACTCGTCGAACGGCACGGCAGCGCCGTCCCGAGGTCGTTCGCCGACCTCGTGCGGCTTCCCGGGGTCGGGCGAAAGACGGCCAACGTGGTGATGGGCGCCGCGTTCGGCGACGCCACGGGCGTCGTGGTGGACACCCACGTGGGGCGGATTTCCCGCCGCCTCGGCCTCACCCGCCGGGCCGACGCGGTGCGGGCCGAACGGGATCTGGTCGCCCTCCTCGAATCCGACCAGTGGATCGCCTTCAGCCACCGGCTGATCGAACTTGGCCGGGCCGTCTGTCTGGCCCGCCGGCCCCGCTGCGCCGGCTGCCCGCTGGCCGATCTCTGCCCGCGGGTGGGCGTGCGCGGCTGA
- the lon gene encoding ATP-dependent protease gives MSDEPLAFSPEQFSGRARVFPLPNLVMFPHVMQALHVFEPRYRAMVEEAVDDDRLIALGVLAPGWEQNYEGRPPLRSTACLCRIATHQRTKQGTHNVLLLGVRRLRLITELPPKKLFRVVEAELLDDVEPDAATPDAAADMQQELLSAFKRAMPKIPEAFGQIEHLLGSQISLGMLADIVSYTVELDLETKMRLLAECDVFRRARLLLEAFTQRPAALPGRPFPPDFSRN, from the coding sequence ATGTCCGACGAACCCCTCGCCTTCTCCCCCGAACAGTTCTCCGGCCGTGCCCGCGTGTTCCCGCTGCCGAACCTGGTGATGTTTCCCCACGTCATGCAGGCCCTGCACGTGTTCGAGCCGCGCTACCGGGCGATGGTGGAGGAGGCGGTCGACGACGACAGGCTGATCGCCCTCGGCGTGCTCGCCCCGGGCTGGGAGCAGAACTATGAAGGCCGGCCGCCGCTGCGGTCGACCGCCTGCCTGTGCCGCATCGCAACCCACCAGCGGACGAAGCAGGGCACCCACAACGTCCTCCTGCTCGGCGTGCGCAGGCTGCGGCTCATCACCGAGTTGCCGCCCAAGAAACTGTTCCGCGTCGTCGAGGCGGAACTGCTCGACGACGTCGAGCCGGACGCCGCCACGCCCGACGCGGCGGCCGACATGCAGCAGGAGCTGCTCTCCGCGTTCAAGCGGGCGATGCCCAAGATCCCGGAGGCCTTCGGCCAGATCGAGCATCTGCTCGGCAGCCAGATCTCGCTGGGCATGCTCGCCGACATCGTGTCCTACACGGTCGAACTCGACCTGGAGACGAAGATGCGGCTGCTCGCCGAGTGCGACGTCTTCCGGCGGGCCCGGCTGCTGCTCGAGGCCTTCACCCAGCGGCCGGCGGCCCTCCCCGGCCGCCCGTTTCCCCCGGACTTCAGCCGCAACTGA
- the folE gene encoding GTP cyclohydrolase 1, with translation MPAADYSESMAKQRDFGGGCGGSAADDGAGSPPGGGVDMPRIEAAVREILAAVGEDPDREGLFETPARVARMYAELFSGLRQDPREHLRAAFTEKYDEIVLVRDIAFNSVCEHHLLPFMGRAHVGYLPDGRVLGLSKLARIVEVVAHRPQVQERMTEQIADLLVEDLGAKGVAVVVEASHTCMTIRGVRKPGSVCVTSAMKGLFRSNVSSRAEVMALIYGNRSP, from the coding sequence ATGCCCGCCGCCGATTACAGTGAGAGCATGGCGAAACAGCGTGACTTCGGCGGTGGCTGCGGCGGCTCGGCGGCGGACGACGGGGCTGGCTCGCCGCCCGGCGGCGGCGTCGACATGCCGCGGATCGAGGCGGCCGTCCGCGAGATCCTCGCCGCGGTCGGCGAGGATCCCGACCGCGAGGGGCTGTTCGAGACACCGGCCCGCGTGGCCCGGATGTATGCCGAACTGTTCAGCGGCCTGCGCCAGGACCCGCGGGAGCACCTGCGGGCCGCGTTCACCGAGAAGTACGACGAGATCGTCCTCGTCCGCGACATCGCCTTCAACAGCGTTTGCGAGCATCATCTCCTCCCCTTCATGGGCCGGGCCCACGTCGGCTACCTGCCCGACGGCCGCGTCCTCGGGCTGAGCAAGCTCGCCCGGATTGTCGAGGTCGTGGCCCATCGGCCCCAGGTGCAGGAACGGATGACGGAGCAGATCGCCGACCTGCTGGTCGAGGACCTGGGGGCCAAGGGCGTGGCCGTCGTCGTCGAGGCATCGCACACCTGCATGACGATCCGCGGGGTGCGCAAGCCCGGGAGCGTGTGCGTCACCTCGGCGATGAAGGGGTTGTTTCGCTCCAACGTCTCCAGCCGGGCGGAGGTCATGGCGCTGATCTACGGGAACCGCTCCCCGTGA